CTGTATTCGGTGCTGGATGTGCCACGTTTGGTATGCTGGCCCAGACTGCCGTTGGTGTACAGGTCGTGAGATGCGCTGCCATTGGAAGGCGTCACAGCTGTGCCCTCCGGCTCCTCATCGTCGTCCTCCTTGGAATCCGGACCCGGACGCAGTATGAAGCTGAACAGCGATATGAGAAAGTAAAAGGCGAACATGTAAAACTGCTTGTAGAAGCGCGATTTGCAGAAGGTGTCCCATTTGGTCTTCAGCAGATCAATGACCACGCCATCCAGCAGCTCCAAGTGCTCCAGCTTGTCGCCGAATACCACAAAATTCAACACCGAATCCTTGTTAATGTTGCCCGTCTCCTCGTTAATGGTGTCGATCATCAGCAAGGGATACGCGGCACAGGTTATGCTGCCCAGCTGCCAATATATCTCACGCTCAATGCTCATCACATGGAAGAACATCTCGACCCGCCCCAGCTTGGCGGCCAGCGTCAAGGGCGTCAGATTTTGTATATTGCGCACGTGTATGTTCGAGCCCACCTCATAGCCCACATCGAACATTTCGATCTTCTCGTAAATGACCAGCATGTGCAGCACCGTATTGCCATTGGTATCCTGAAAGTCCGGATCTGCGCCGCGTGCCAGCACCAGTCTGAAGCACTCCTCCTGTACGGATTAACGATAATACATTTATGCTGAATAGCTGTTTCTATCGGATGTTCATGCTCTTCTTACCTGCGACAGGCAGGCGGCAAAACTTAAAGGATACTCGCCCCAGTATACGTAGCCATCATAATTGGTCATGGGTTGCAGCGCCACGTACTCGTGATCCGGCGAATCTGTGCGTGAGGCCTTCGTGTCCTCCGCGGACATAAAAGCGCCGCAGCAGCTGAGTTGTGAGGGAATTGTGAAAGAAGGAGAAGCATATGAAAGGAGCATTCACTACTCACCGCTCCTGAACGTCGGCATTGGCGTCCAGCAAATATTTGACCATGGCCGGATCCTCGTTGACAATGGCAATGTGCAGCACACTCTCGCCGTAGTACTCATCGCTCATGTAGATGTCCAAAATGAGCTTTGGATAGAACTTCAGCAGACGCTTCGCCAGATCAGCATGCAGCGAGGAGGCATTCAGCAGGCAGAGATGGAGAATCGTTTCACCAACAGCGCCGCGCATCTGGAAATGAGATTTTGTCATTGACACTCGCAACTGGACAGGCTTATCTTATCTGGAACTCACGTTCAGATCCCAGCACACAAAGCGATACGCACTGGGATTCGATATGTATTCCGCCTCGGATACCTCCGGACAATAGTCGTGTATATTGAAATCATCGTCGGGATTCTCGAGAGCCCGTATTTCGGGCAATTGTCTGGTTCGTGGCCTGTCCCGATTTCGCAGCAGCACCAGCTTCGATATGGGAAAATAACGGCCAGCGCCCTTGTTATATAAAAACGGTTCCACCTTCGTTTTGATCGCATGATCGATCTCGGCAAACTGTTTGGTCTGACAGGCGCGCTTCATCATGTCCACCAGAAGGCCGCCGCCCTTGAGATTGACAAATTTGTAGAGGGCCTGGGTGGAGACTCCCGCCTGTTTCTTGACGCCACTCGTCACATTGCTCTCCGTATTTCCCATGCTGCGGACCAAGTCCTTGTCAGCTGATTAGGAATCCGATGAAAAATCACCGTAACTCTTTCGTTTTTCTAGTTTTTATAGCGCGCCATTGCGAAATTTGCAGTATTTATTCTAGAACTTGGCTGTGTTCAGTGCGATGTGCTTTTGTTTCCTGTCTGTTTTTATCCTTCGAGTGGTCATCGATTAAACATTCCATCGAATTGAGCGTTGCCAATGCAACAGCTGAACTTGAGCtcaatttattgtttaccAACCGTTGCCAGGCTGCCAAACTTGTTGCATTTGTTCAACAAGTGCCTCGTCCTTATCCTTGATTGCGGCAAACTTGTAGATTCCAATGAGGTAACATGCACTTGACGTGTGGCCTTGTACCTTGACATTGGGTACTATACATGCTCGCATACCGTTATTTTTTTAGCCGATTTAGCTTAGGTTTGAGTTGAACATTTTAATAACTGGTTTCTTATATTCTATGTAGCACTTTGTTGTCGATATTTCAGTAtagtttttaatcaaattattttacCTTTCACAtcatataaacaaacaaaataaatatagcagTACGAAATAAAGTAACGACGAATTTTCAAATCAGAAGCTTTTCAATATTTACCGCGTATGGTCACTCTAACATCTCAGTTTTGCGTTAGGCGCCTATTTCGCGTGACGCAAAGTTGAGAAATTGATTCTGTTAACTCCAAGTGCGTTAACAgaataaatttggcatttcaaaaatgttatttaactaTACTTAATGTAAGCtaacattttttgttatacACTGAACGAAAGTCGTTTCTTGACGAAATTTTAGATACGCTAGACAAAAGCTGCTTGCTACTAAACGCACTGTAAGATTTGAAAAAGTACGTTAAAAAAAACTACTCTATCTTAATTGcataagcaaaatattaatttattaacatGACATTTGTTCGTGAGACGAAactcatttaaatttatttggacCAGATCGTTATGTTTGATTATAGATAGTAGCTACAATTGTTTTGGTTATTACTCAAGTGCTCATCTCGGTTATTTCAAATGCCGAATTCAATAATATTCTTTTGATAGCATTAAGTGCAGGTAATTCTTataagaatatgtatatatattcgctTAGCATTAATTGATGTGGCATGTGTTAATTTACTAATGTAGAAAGACTTCGACTTATCAaaagatatatgtattttgcatctaacataaatatatttcttgcAATTCTATAACATTGCCCAACGgggcatatatttataacaattaatttacttttgttATTGGTAAGCttttcaaaacaatttaaatgttagCTTTTGATCCCATGGCTTGAACTATGTGTGAAGACAATTCGATATTTGTATGTTGTAAAACGtgaatattaataacaatttgtcTATGAATTATACATTCGAGCACTGTCGCCGACCCATATAAATTGTCATCTGAGATTTCATTTATGTTTTGTACTTCGggtaattaacaaaatataaataattttagttaAAATCAACACCTACACTCCATTCACTTTTATGATAAGTTGTAATTCTTATTGCTAAACGTAATTGAATGCAGTTTAGAAAGAAATTGGCTGGGAATGATTTGGCCCATAGGCCATCTTATAGCTTGCCCTTTTTGTTCCTTTTCATTGGAAATATTTGTTAGCATAGATCATAGATCATAGAGCTTATAGAGCTagatatattaattaaatggaTACATAATAAGTTGCTTGTTCATCAGCCAATCGCCGATAGCGCTTCGATCTCTACCTTTTCCTATATGCCCTTCTTTTCGTACGTACACCCcgtattaaaatttaaaattaaagtttCACATTTGTGCAAGAAACTTCAGAAGATAAACAACATAAGCACGGCTTGTTCTGATATTTTCTGATAGCTTAGCGAAAGATTTTAAGAGAAGCTTCAAAATGCTTTACGGGGCATAAGCTGCATAtgatatattattttctttataacttcttaattattaataatattttagcGGCATTATGTTAGGGCTGACCGCTtatgattttgaaaaataattgcatTAATTGTACTATTTTGGGGTAATAATTATGACTTTTGCCCAACCACTTTTGCCTCACAGTCAGTCGGATCAATATCGTGCTCAACTACCAGAGTATTTCTTGATATTGTATCTGCCAGACGAGTAACTGACTCTGAGGGACGCTGGCATGTCGAACGCTTGCGTAGATATTCTTCTTGCTGTTCTTTTCTACTCAAATCGCTTAGTCTAAACGCCTCCAAGAACTCATTTAGATCTACCTTACCGTCACCATTGAGATCCATCATACGGCATTTTTCCAACATTTCATCCTTTGAGTAAACGCCAGGCATGTGAGCGACCAGCAGATCAATTGCCTTCTCGAATTCATCCAGAGTTATTTCACCTGCAATAAagtaataacaaattaaaatagttaTGTACAGATGACAGGCCCAACGTATACTGCACCTGAATGATCGGCATCGATAATATTGAATATGGTTTCCAAGCTCGCTTTATTGGCATATAAAGCATCCATTACTGATGTACCATCTGCCTCAGCTTCCAtctgaatatatattaatgatgCATTATTCTAATTAAAACATCTTTGAGCATAACATACAATAACGTCTGTGTCCAGGAGGTCTAATGTTCGAACATAGTTCACACATTGGCTATCCGTGCCCGGCGCCAATTTATCGCGTAGCAGTCGCCAGGGTAGGCCCAACTTGGTCACATTTTCCATTACAAAGCACCATTTTGAAATGGTTATGCAGCCAGAATCATCGGGATCGTACTTCTTGAAGTCCGCCTCCAGCTCATCCCGATGCTCACGCATTCGCACGGCTAGTTCCTTCAATGCCGCACACTCCACAATGCCCATGCGTTGCTTGAAGGAGAGCTCCTTGGTCTGTGAGGCCGCCGAAATGTACTGGACAAAGTGCGGTACCAACTGATTATTCAGGCGCATATAGGCGCCTTTGTTGGAGCCCATGGCATAGTAGTTCGAGGCCGAGAATATGGTGATGACCTGCAAGGCGAACAAAACACCGATAGCATGGGTAGATTCTTTTAGGGCAACAATCTTTATATATACCTTGTTGTCATGCATAAACTCGTGTCCATTTGGCTTGCACTCATGCGAGCGGATTACGTAGCTAAGTCGATGGCGTTTCAAAAATAATTCCGTTGTGTCTGGACCAAACCAAACACCAGCGCCTCGCAACGCGTTTGGCTTGCAGCCTTGCGAGGCCTGCGGATCGCTCCACATGATATCAAAAATCTGTACAAATAAAAAGAGAGTCAATTTTGGGAATTGAAATTCGATTTCGTGGACTTTGCTGCACCTGTTGCCACTCTGCCTTCTCCAGAGCCTCGCCATCCATTAGAGGTGGCCGCAGAATTGATACATACTGCAATAAAATGtagtttgaatttaatttgtatatataactgATTGATTAGAGAGAGCTGTGCATCTACCTTTCCTCTGTCAATGCTTTTAATTAGGTCCAGGTTCGTAGTATCCGAGAAACCACCGTGCACAATTAAGACGCGGTTGTTTAAAATAGATCCTAGTGGAAGCCAACGATAAACCTCGTCAATTAACGAGAGCAAACGTTTGTGATTACGCTGAAGGAGTTAAACGTCATAATTAGGGATCTCAGTTGCAAGAGCTGGATGGATATGCTTACGGGATACTTTCCCTCTACCTCGCGAATGAAGCCGTAGCGGGCGTTCATTACGCTATCTTCGTGGTTGCCGCGATTCAAGAACACAGCATTTGGAAATGCCAAATAGAGggacaacaggagcagcagcacctCCAGCCCTCGCTTGCCCCTATCCACAAAGTCGCCATTGAAGACATAAGGATTGCTGGCAGAAGGCAGTCCATTCTGAAATAGAAATTCAAGCATTTATACGCAATTTGAGCAGTCAATACTATTTGACTAAATACCTTGTAGAGCACCACCAGCAGGTCATCCAGTTTGCCATGCAGATCCCCACATATGGTCACCTGCTGGGAGACAGCCGTCGACACCATCCACAGGTTTGGCATCTGTTTGAGGCATTTTGCAGCTTCGCGCAAtatcatgcacacatattttgGATGCAAACGGTTGCCCTACAACACATAAATACGTTTGTTAATAAAAGCCAAGGAGTTTGCCAATAACATACCCTTTTCTTGCGGAATACATCAATCATGAGATCTATGTGCTTTTTCTGTATGGGTAATTCGAGCTGTATACGCGCCATTTCGCCAGTTTCCTCATATAATGTGGCACTCTTTTCCGGACCAATGcctagttgaaaataaatacatggTTAGAATGGCCAAGAAAAGAATGTGCTAGACAAGCTGTTGGACCTACTTTGTTTCGAGGTCTGACCTTTATTGCCAGCCTCAATGGCCTGGGGCATGTGTTTGATAAGGTCATTGAAGAACTTGTATAGctataaatagaataaaataaaataatcagtAAACCTGGCATTATTAATTTTCGGAACATGTGTTCTACAcacgtaaatatatattattttatatacatatttgcgtgtgtgtgtgttttcttttacaCATTCGTCGCATGTTATCGACTTTCGAATCAtaacaaatgcacaaaaacGCAGCCGATTCTCTGTTGACCGAGCAGGGTATTTGAAGGGCTGCAAACccaaaagaaatcaaaattgTCGAAGGTTCGGCTTAAGGTTCGAACCAACTTCCCATGCTTAAAGATAAGCCAGGTTTATCAGACCAGCTTTTGCTTTGTGAAaagcaattgaattttgaatGTATAATTCGATTGAAAGCCTTCATTTGCATAGATATTGTGGGCCAGCTCTTACCTCGGCCTGGTCCTGCTCGCAGGCGTATTCGACGTTTTGGAATATTTGCCAATTGCAGCGCTTTCGCATTTCCTGTCGTGCCTGATGTCGGCGATACCATTTCTGTATAAATATTGCTGCTCTGATTGCTGAAATAAATTGACAGACAGATTTTAAGACGTTAACAAAAAGAAGTTGCAACTAAAAAAAGCGAGATAATAAGTAAATTCATGTTACTTAAGTTAGTTCTCAGACAAGTGTTGTCATCTGCAAAAAGGACAAACTAACTTAAATTCTAGTATTACaggcttctctctctctctctctctatggcTGCATCTCTCTGCTGTCGCTTGCAACAGGGTTTCTGCATGAGCACACAGGTTGGCGGAAGGAAATGCACTCGGCAGGAAATGCAGACGGGCTGATTGAGTGATTGATTGCTTTATCGTTAAGGATgcgtgacacacacacacacacacacacacacacacacacagtataTATATGGTGTAGGGACATGCTTTCTCTGACTGTCacataattacaattacattATTACTTGCCGTTGTCATCCATTATTATGTAATAGACTTGGAGAACGGAGTGCGAATATAATAGTCCTTGTGACTGCCGTCCGTAGTCAATGCacactttatttattatttaattattgctcACTATTGTACCTATTAGCATGGTGAGGGCATTGAGAGTGTTGTGTTTCTTTACAAATTTCAAAGCAtacttttcatttcatttgcagctTTGGGTGTTCTCGTTGCTAGAACGCAACCCATTTAATTAACCAGCTATTTAGTTGGTTTCCCGCacgaattattattttataggTCTATTGGTAAAATCAATTATTATAgaattggtaaaaaaaaaacaatttccatTGTTTTACACACGGTATCCAGCACAAGACTGCGACCAGAACGACTCGCAACCTTTTTGGTGTGTGGTCTTCTAGCGGGTCTCTCTGTTGGAACCCGCCCTTGTCTCTGACCCTCTCCCTACACGTATTGGCCCCAtcatgtatgtgcatgtgtgtcaGACCCGTCGATTTGTGCCCTGCCCCCTGCCCGCTCTCCCCGCTCCATCTACCTTTGGACAGCAATGTTGTGGTCAAGCGACGGGGTAGTAGGGGTAGGTTGCCTTGGGGCTGTCGTCGTCTGCTAAATTCGTTTGTGCCACAAATTGTAACACAATATACACGaacgcagccgcagccgcagccacagccgctGGCTCAAAAGCTAAAATGAGGGCTGACCGAACTTGGAAATAAGGTTGAAATGGGTTGGGGGCCGGCAatagtatttttttatgttgcttttttttatttatttattttattattcttgcTCTTGTTGAGTGTTGGTGAAATAAGTAGTCCACTTAGTGACTCTGCGGCGTGTGCTGACTCTTATAACACAAAACCAGATCAagtttatttcaatattttggtTGTATTTTTGAGAAATAGGCTGTTAAGCATCCATTAagtatatacacatgcatttAAACCTGCAGGTCCttgctgattgattgatgactGGCTTATCACCTGACTGTTACCTTTATGTTTTGTAAATGGGGGTTATTTGAATATCTCTCTCGTTTTGTTTCTCACAGTGCTTCAAATTCATGTTCAGGATAGTTACAAATACATTGCCCGCCCTCTGTGTGGAGTGTGGGGTCAAATTTGTAAAGGTGAAAGTTCAAGTTCTATTCAATTTGCAACAAACTTTGTTTCAAAGGTCAAATAATATTTTGGAAATTTATTCATCACGAATCCGCGTGAAATGTTAAATAAGACGTGCAATAAATGTGCATTTTTTCACAGGGCGGAAAATGAGTGAAAACTTGAAATCCGTTAGAGCGGATTTTAGAGAGGATTTGTTGAAAGAGCGTATTATTCTTTTATGTAAAGGTAAACggtatttgaaattaaaatcaaataatgttATTAATAAAGGGATCTACTCACTTTTCTCGGCACGCGTTGCACTCATGCCTCGAAGCGGTTTGCGGAAGTGCTTGCACCAACCTTTCCGCTGGAACAATTGCAACAGACTGGAGGCGCGCGTGCTGGTTGGCGGAGTCAGCGTTTGTGGCTGGCCATTGGAACCCAGCGTGGTCGTCTGCATGCTGGCACCGACGCGCTCTATTTCCGACGAGCGACACGACGAGGCGTCTTCCACGGAGGAGCTGCGCCGCTTGCCACTGCCGCCGTTTTGCAGGCACACACAACTGCGCAACATGTTGGTGTCCGGATGTGGCTGGCTAAGTCCGGACCGGCTGGCTGGGATGTGTTGTGTAACTTGAAACACCGCTGCCGTGTGTAACACGGACTACGGCGCACTAACAGGTCGACGGGGCGCACCTATTGACATCGGGCGCCGGCAGGGTCTGTCTTAATTGCAGCTCCGCACACAACTCGCTGGATAGTAACACGGACTTGTAGTCATGCCACATGCACAAGTGTTTGCCTTGAGGTTTGTTTTAGTACCTTGTACTATTTAGTCTGGCCCGCAACGTAATATGATTCGACCATACTTGGCCGGAAAATGCGTCGTGCCTCGTCCGTCCTTCAACCACGACCGGGTGTGCCCACTTTACGTATGTTggcactttttctttttgtgtctGTTGCCTTCGGTGCAATTCAGTTTTTCTATCATATTActtatattacatatattcaaGTCTTGCGATTAACTAAATAGAACAGAAATATCAAAATTATCAAAGAGCTATTATTTAAAGAGTTCACTAGTCATTTATAGTAAATTGTAATTTAGGACAAATTCAGGCATTTTGAACAGTGTATTAAACTTTTCTCTCAATGGTCGAATGTTCCACTTTGAAAAGTTTAATAGTAGGTTTTCAGCCTTCGACATATCCAGCCCACACACTGGGCAtgaatatgcatacatacatatatgtttgcacatagatacacacacacacacacacacacacacatgctacATCCGTTTTTTAGTGTTCCCTAGCGGAAATCTGCTTACTGTGCGGTTGAGTGAATAATGATTTAACCTTaacgaaaaatgcaaaaacaaaaatgaataaaaataaagcgaGAATTAAGAACCATATTCGACACgtcgaagattaaatacccttaagGTCTTCTGTATCATGCTGTAGATCATAATTCCCGAATTCAGTCTAGATAACtggaaaaacagaaaatgtttCGACTTTAGTCGAATGTTAAAAAGATTTTGCCAAGATAATGTCAAGGTTCGGTCAAGTTATCTCAGCTTTATGAGCTAGAGGTCCATTCCACCCGAATTCCGATATATGCTTGCTTGTGGAAACCTTAAGGCCTAGGCTATATCGAAAGGCCTAGGCTATATTTGATACTGAtctaaatatactttatggctTTAGATATGTTCCCCTATGTGCGTTGCATAACTGAATtgtaataccctctacaaagTTATCGAAACTATAGAGAAAACAAGCATGAAATGCTCAAAGCCCCTGAAGCGACTATCATTCACCTATTTCAGATGATTTGTAAGGTGTGGGGTTGGGGTTGCCTTTGTATTAATTAGTATCTGCTCGTGACAAAGGCAGTTCGTTTGGATGTGGGTCAGGATGTCGATGCTGCCCGTTGTCCTCCATACTGCCAACAGCTAATAGCTGGGTCATAAGAACAAAAGGCTCCTACTCGAAAGCTGGTAGTATGGAGAACTAGAAAGCgtcaaatttaaatgccagcaacacaaaagcaaatttcaattaagtATACACACACTTTCGAGCAAAATTAGGAACTTTCAGGACATGCGGCACGTATTGGACTAAGGTGAAACGGTTTTAGCCTTGGCAAGGCAGAAAGTTAGTATCTTGCAACAAAGTGTGTAAAATGAGGAAACCCGCAGCGTAGCTTATTGGTTTCTGGGTGTTCGCCTTGCCCCAATGGTAACGAGCACCGCAACACGCATAAATCGGCGTCAAaagtggcatgcggcatgcggcaaggggcatgcggcatgcggcatgcggcaggGAGCTGCGaaacttttataaaaattcaatttgtacaaagtgaaaatgtttcaaaaattaattttcaatttgtaaataagattatttttttttcgaaaatatACGCGCTGCAGACCCCAACACAAGGGTCGCTCGACAAGCACCTCCACCTGCACCCACCTGTCAGGTGGCATTATTTGGGAAAAGTTGTCGCCACATCGTGTTCTGTCATCTGCCAAACGACCACACACTCAATTTCAAGTTAttgttgtgtttcttttttaattggcTGTCTGTTTCCCAATAAATTGGAACCAGCAAGTGCGCCATATCGATTCCCAATTCGGCTTTAAACACGCAGGGTATTAAATGGCAAAGTGGATGCTGTTTATGGGCAGAGCATAAAGTTAACCTTAACAAACTGCCAATTCTTGCCAGTTTCTGGCAAGTCCCCATTTCGACCTATCTGTACATTTTCATCATTGCTGATGGAACTAGGAAATATCATTTTATTCGCAGAGTTGGCTTAAATACTGCCGTATTCACGTTTAATcaaagcaaagccaaaaatTAATATGCGGAAATTGTTGTTGGGTAATTGTGCACGACAGAAAGAAGTAGAAGAAAAGCAAACCTAATATCGCTACCATTTGTTCtaattaaatagaaaacttTGCTTTTAGCCAGGATACGAAAGTTACGAAACAATTCATATCAATTAAGCGCATTGTAAAGGTCACTTTCCGTCTTTTGAGTTCCCGAAAAACTGGCCAGATTGAGTGCTTGGACAGATTGAGTAATGACATCATTCGACTGATAATTGGCAAATATGTAAGATCGAAGGGACTTACGTTTGCTCCAAGAATTGGAGAACCGTCGGTaactttactttattttacGTTAGGAAACAAAGAATACTGAAAATCACAGAGACAAAAATTGCTATTTATGAATTCCCACTGAAATGTCGTTCATCTACAAATTGagaacatttttgttgctctacaataaaatatattgtgaaatgtgttttggACAGACGGCCGACTGTccgataccctgtaaccatgGAAAAGCATATGAATGACATATGATAAAGCTATGCAGGTgcttaagttaaatatatagaatCTATCTCAGCGACTTTAGcgaagatatagatatatgaaCTATACTTCGTTTATTTCAGAGACATTATCACGCCAACTCTGCACATTTCAATTGGTTACAGCGTATCTGCAAGTCGAGCACGCTCACTCGAACCATTCTtcgttgttttgttttgacttatatttatacatatgtagacaGTATAGATGCATATACAAATAGATATTTTCACTCATGATTACCAAGTggttcaatttatatttttgtcttgcaaatatttaactaaataGATAAGCAAAGCGTTGACCAATTAAGCCTTCCGATAAGACTAGATGCCGCGGAGGATTTAACGGTACATACATAATCTCATAAGTACAAACATATTGATATGCATAAAagaatatgtaaattaaatgtaGGTATACCTTCGAGGAAGAGCTTGCGGCTAATAAACCGCATATATTCACTTTAATGCTGCTCCCAGTTGATGACACGGCCgtagaaataaaaatacaaacgtaggtgtgtgtgtttgtttgtttgtgtatacacatacatacatgcgttAACAGGAATTTTGTTGCACCAGCAAATGACAGATATGTATATCAGCGACCATAACAGAGaagaaatacatacatacatatgtataaaggCGGCAAATGATTAAAAGAAGCCACACAGAAAACTGATGCGGCGGCACCAGCAATAActgcacatatacacacagtAGACACAGTAGACACCGTAAACACCGTACgaacttacacacacacgcacgcacgcacacaacacacagAGCGCCAATGTTACGGTTCTTAAATAGCACGGTCTAGCCTCTGAATGCAATAGCAATGCGAATTTGTTTGCTTATATGCATAAAACATTGCCGGTCCGCGTTCCGTTCCGTCTTGTATGGAATACCGATACGAACTGAAATGAGCTGAAAGCACGGAAATCCTTTTA
The sequence above is a segment of the Drosophila virilis strain 15010-1051.87 chromosome 3, Dvir_AGI_RSII-ME, whole genome shotgun sequence genome. Coding sequences within it:
- the rdgC gene encoding serine/threonine-protein phosphatase rdgC isoform X2, with protein sequence MRFISRKLFLEAIRAAIFIQKWYRRHQARQEMRKRCNWQIFQNVEYACEQDQAELYKFFNDLIKHMPQAIEAGNKGQTSKQSIGPEKSATLYEETGEMARIQLELPIQKKHIDLMIDVFRKKRGNRLHPKYVCMILREAAKCLKQMPNLWMVSTAVSQQVTICGDLHGKLDDLLVVLYKNGLPSASNPYVFNGDFVDRGKRGLEVLLLLLSLYLAFPNAVFLNRGNHEDSVMNARYGFIREVEGKYPRNHKRLLSLIDEVYRWLPLGSILNNRVLIVHGGFSDTTNLDLIKSIDRGKYVSILRPPLMDGEALEKAEWQQIFDIMWSDPQASQGCKPNALRGAGVWFGPDTTELFLKRHRLSYVIRSHECKPNGHEFMHDNKVITIFSASNYYAMGSNKGAYMRLNNQLVPHFVQYISAASQTKELSFKQRMGIVECAALKELAVRMREHRDELEADFKKYDPDDSGCITISKWCFVMENVTKLGLPWRLLRDKLAPGTDSQCVNYVRTLDLLDTDVIMEAEADGTSVMDALYANKASLETIFNIIDADHSGEITLDEFEKAIDLLVAHMPGVYSKDEMLEKCRMMDLNGDGKVDLNEFLEAFRLSDLSRKEQQEEYLRKRSTCQRPSESVTRLADTISRNTLVVEHDIDPTDCEAKVVGQKS
- the rdgC gene encoding serine/threonine-protein phosphatase rdgC isoform X1; translated protein: MLRSCVCLQNGGSGKRRSSSVEDASSCRSSEIERVGASMQTTTLGSNGQPQTLTPPTSTRASSLLQLFQRKGWCKHFRKPLRGMSATRAEKTIRAAIFIQKWYRRHQARQEMRKRCNWQIFQNVEYACEQDQAELYKFFNDLIKHMPQAIEAGNKGQTSKQSIGPEKSATLYEETGEMARIQLELPIQKKHIDLMIDVFRKKRGNRLHPKYVCMILREAAKCLKQMPNLWMVSTAVSQQVTICGDLHGKLDDLLVVLYKNGLPSASNPYVFNGDFVDRGKRGLEVLLLLLSLYLAFPNAVFLNRGNHEDSVMNARYGFIREVEGKYPRNHKRLLSLIDEVYRWLPLGSILNNRVLIVHGGFSDTTNLDLIKSIDRGKYVSILRPPLMDGEALEKAEWQQIFDIMWSDPQASQGCKPNALRGAGVWFGPDTTELFLKRHRLSYVIRSHECKPNGHEFMHDNKVITIFSASNYYAMGSNKGAYMRLNNQLVPHFVQYISAASQTKELSFKQRMGIVECAALKELAVRMREHRDELEADFKKYDPDDSGCITISKWCFVMENVTKLGLPWRLLRDKLAPGTDSQCVNYVRTLDLLDTDVIMEAEADGTSVMDALYANKASLETIFNIIDADHSGEITLDEFEKAIDLLVAHMPGVYSKDEMLEKCRMMDLNGDGKVDLNEFLEAFRLSDLSRKEQQEEYLRKRSTCQRPSESVTRLADTISRNTLVVEHDIDPTDCEAKVVGQKS
- the rdgC gene encoding serine/threonine-protein phosphatase rdgC isoform X3, whose translation is MDDNAIRAAIFIQKWYRRHQARQEMRKRCNWQIFQNVEYACEQDQAELYKFFNDLIKHMPQAIEAGNKGQTSKQSIGPEKSATLYEETGEMARIQLELPIQKKHIDLMIDVFRKKRGNRLHPKYVCMILREAAKCLKQMPNLWMVSTAVSQQVTICGDLHGKLDDLLVVLYKNGLPSASNPYVFNGDFVDRGKRGLEVLLLLLSLYLAFPNAVFLNRGNHEDSVMNARYGFIREVEGKYPRNHKRLLSLIDEVYRWLPLGSILNNRVLIVHGGFSDTTNLDLIKSIDRGKYVSILRPPLMDGEALEKAEWQQIFDIMWSDPQASQGCKPNALRGAGVWFGPDTTELFLKRHRLSYVIRSHECKPNGHEFMHDNKVITIFSASNYYAMGSNKGAYMRLNNQLVPHFVQYISAASQTKELSFKQRMGIVECAALKELAVRMREHRDELEADFKKYDPDDSGCITISKWCFVMENVTKLGLPWRLLRDKLAPGTDSQCVNYVRTLDLLDTDVIMEAEADGTSVMDALYANKASLETIFNIIDADHSGEITLDEFEKAIDLLVAHMPGVYSKDEMLEKCRMMDLNGDGKVDLNEFLEAFRLSDLSRKEQQEEYLRKRSTCQRPSESVTRLADTISRNTLVVEHDIDPTDCEAKVVGQKS